The proteins below are encoded in one region of Chroicocephalus ridibundus chromosome 9, bChrRid1.1, whole genome shotgun sequence:
- the INSYN1 gene encoding inhibitory synaptic factor 1 has protein sequence MDSRTCQDRQPSDHPSSSSSNCSSSKSNCERERIRSRMKMVIGQLEGILQELKEVAKELREVVSQIDRLTSDFEFELEPDDWTTATASSTSSSEKGGGAFELGPLDFTASDILSDSWEFCSFLDASTPSDPGDGPEPSRSQPQPPPVRQPDYRLMNGGIPITNGPRGGGTPDSSSEEAFGTTASQKIPHHRPAGTRERVRFSDKVLYHALCCDDDRDGDSTASPGDDGPEEPVRKVLAGPPSKHPSTGGGGGGPPARRLTRNSSTQTVADKSTQTVLPYIPAKQKIKNKN, from the exons ATGGACTCCCGGACCTGCCAGGACAGGCAGCCCAGTGaccaccccagcagcagcagcagcaattgtAGCAGCAGCAAGAGTAATTGTGAAAGGGAAAGGATCCGGAGTCGGATGAAAATGGTGATCGGGCAACTGGAAGGCATCTTACAGGAGCTCAaggaggtggccaaggagctCCGGGAG GTGGTGAGCCAGATCGACCGACTGACGTCCGACTTCGAGTTTGAGCTGGAGCCTGACGACTGGACGACGGCGAcggccagcagcacctccagcagcgAGAAGGGGGGAGGTGCCTTCGAGCTGGGACCCCTCGATTTCACCGCCTCCGACATCCTCTCCGACAGCTGGGAATTCTGCTCCTTCCTGGATGCTTCCACCCCCTCCGACCCAGGCGACGGTCCTGAGCCCTCCCGgtcacagccacagcccccgccGGTTCGCCAGCCCGATTACCGGCTGATGAACGGGGGGATCCCCATCACCAACGGTCCCCGGGGCGGTGGGACCCCGGACTCATCCAGCGAGGAAGCCTTTGGCACAACGGCCAGCCAGAAGATCCCACATCACCGACCGGCTGGCACGAGGGAACGGGTCCGATTCAGCGACAAGGTGCTTTACCACGCTCTGTGCTGCGACGACGACCGGGACGGTGACAGCACGGCGTCCCCGGGGGATGATGGCCCTGAGGAGCCTGTCCGTAAGGTGCTAGCGGGGCCACCCTCAAAGCATCCTTCcaccggtggtggtggtggtggaccTCCGGCACGGCGGCTGACAAGGAACAGCAGCACGCAGACCGTAGCCGACAAAAGCACCCAGACAGTGCTGCCTTACATCCCCGccaagcagaaaattaaaaataaaaactga